The Larimichthys crocea isolate SSNF chromosome XII, L_crocea_2.0, whole genome shotgun sequence region CTTCTTGGATCACTTTTGACTTTAGTGTCCAGACTGCctgcagaaaaatattttaaaatcatgtctGATCATcgatctgtatgtgtgtttctgtgttgacaggGCATACTTCCAGCAGTATGGTCATCGCTACACAGCAGTCATCCCGACCAATGTCTTTGGTCCCTATGACAACTTCAACATAGAGAAGGGGCATGTGCTGTCAGCACTCATTAACAAGACGTACAAAGCCAAAAGTGATTAACACACTAACACCCACAGACTATGAATAATACATCGAAACACAGACAATGAAGAGGTAATCTTTATTGTCTGTCtattttcacctgtgtctttcATAGACGATGGAACACCTCTGAACGTATGTGGCTCTGGAGCTCCTAGAAGACAGTTCATCTATTCTCTGGTATGGTatggatgtactgtatatgcattatattgtaataaatataatagatTGCCCTTAGATTTTTGTGGATGGTTATGGCTCAAATATTGTATATCTCTGACTCTATTAAGATTAAATAAGTATGTAAGACAATATTCTTACATGTCAACTAAGAAAGTCTcataatttgtgtttattctcaGGACTTGGGCCGTCTAATCATTTGGGTCCtgagaaaatatgaagaaactGACCCCATTATCCTTTCTGGTGAGAACAGTGGTGTGCTCACCTTTGACACACATCATTATGCATTTCTGGGAATCTTTGTGATTGTGTGAAATactaaacaaaacaggaaaggcTATTGCTTCAGTACATTAGACGTGTGGTACACAGTCACGATATGTGCAtgtaattcattcattgttggtttctTTTCAGTGAGTGAAGAGGATGAAGTCTCTATCAAAGAGGCTGTAGACATGATAACAAAGGCTCTGGACTTTAAAGGCGAAGTCCATGTATCCATTCAGTGTTCCCAAACAACAATATGCTGTATGTAGTCTGTTCAACTCAGCCCacagttaaataattaaaatctgGTCTTCCCTTGACCACTAACATCAGTTTGACACCAGCCTCTCTGATGGCCAGATGAAGAAGACAGCCAGCAATGCCAAGCTCAGACACTACCTCCCTGACTTCACCTTTACGCCGCTTGAAGAAGGTCAGAGTTCACTGTATTTCAATCAAAATATTTACTTCATGGTAGAAAAATCGTCTATAAGATACTTCTATGTTATCAAACAGTGCTGTGTACGTGATATCAGTGAGGCAGCGCAGCAAATCCTTAATCTGAGTAACATAAACACACGTTCTACTTATGACAATATATGCAACATGTGCCCAGAAAGGATCGGCTTTTTTGAATATCCAAGACTCGTACAACATACAAATGAGAGATTTGCATGCCCTCTTCGCCTGCTGAAGGtgacttgtttctgtttttttcttctcctagCCATAAAAATGACCTGCGACTGGTTTGTGACCAACAATGACATTGCCCGATCTTGAAGTGAtcaaacactgagctgaaatTCACACTATGCTTTAGTTCTGGTGTCAAGCAAGTTGGTGTCACATCGCAATATTTATTCAGTGCCACATTAACCGATCATAGACATATTCTTCAGTACATTGAAGCCTTCTTTTAATCTCTGGAATTTCACATCAGGGTTATCACTTACACCTTTCTTATCTAATGTAATGATTTATGAATAATGTAATTCTATCCCAATAAAACTGAATGATTTAGAATGAGAttgagaaataaatgattttctATACTTTTATCTAATGCTATTAACATTGCACTATTCCACACACTAGTGTCTCAAtaataaattcacatttaaaccACTTCTTTGgggtgttgttttttatataaaatggGGAAATGGGGAAGGGGGttatgcaggaatcctgaggtTAAATTGAGAAACCCTTGGTTTCTTGGTTTCTTGGAGAAAACCCATACACAGTAGCagatttaaaattttattacaaatgtttctacctaagaaaaaaacagtttgagacttttttatttatcaagtTCTACCTTAAACAAGAAACTAAGCTGCTTTTCACTCAGCTCACTCATTAACACTGTTCCTGTTATTTACAGAGATATTTCAGACtatgaaaaacaaattcaagATACATAACAAAATACTTTTTGATAAATGCCTCCCATGAAGTGGCTTTTAATCCTTGACACTGTGGCATGTcacaacattaaacacaaaacctctCCTTCAGGGGTAAAAtgcagttttcattttcagcctctccttctcttctcaaTCCTCTTCACCGCCCACCCAGCCACCCGTTGCATCCCTCCCTTCCATCGGTTATTCAGTGAGGTAGAAGTGCATTTTGTCATTGACATTTTTGCGCTCTGGGTTTAGGCGCTTCAGGATCTGTGCCAGCACATTGACAGTCTGCTCACTGCTTAAACCTGTGCGCTTGGTCTGGAACTTCTTCAGCAGGTCTTTGGTGGTCATCGGTTTACGGATCAGGTACCGCCGGACTGCTTCCTCTGTTAGTTGCACATCACTGCGGAGTAGAAGAATAGAAATTACTTTTACCCTGTtcacaaacaaaccattttGTTTTTAGGCTTAAATTAACTTGAATTGTGATGTAATTTATGATAACTTAATACTGCTTAAAAAGCACCAGCTACCTTGAGCTAGGAGTGGATTTGCCCGATGGGGGTTGAGGCGTACTCTTCCCAGAAGGAGCAGGGCTCTGACTGCTCGGCTCCATCTTCAACCTTTTGGCAGCTGGTGAGTCAGTGGCAGGACCCTGAGTCTGTCTTTTCCCTGAGAGACAACAAAAGAGGGAACTCAAATTTGAATTGGTGgctacattttaaagttcacATACATACCCTAAAACTAATCTGTTGTGTCTCATTTACTTAGAACTTTACATAGCCGGGTGTATTTGCGCTGtggtgtatgtgcacacacacaccttgctcTAGCTTGCTTGCAGCAGCACGGAGTGTACTGGAGGTAGAAGCAGAGTCTATGGATGGTGTCCCGGGGCGACTGCCAGTTCTGGAGCTGCCTGCAGAACCACGCCCACCTGCACGTTTAGGAGGTGTGCGCTTCTTCTGAGAAAGGGACGAGACGGGAGATGATGAGAGACCGCATTCACTCCCACGTGAAAAATAACTTCAACAGTTAACACGTTTTCAACAGTAGGAGTTTTGATTTGACTCAAGAACAGTCTAAAAATGCGAAAACATCAATTtattcagccacacacacacacacacacacacacacacacacacacacacacacacacacacacatcaccataAATAGAGCAGAAGCCGTCTCTCCCTCGATGTCACTGTCGTCTGAGCTGTCCGACTCTCCGCTGCTGTCTGTGACACACAAACCGTACAAACTTAAATCGAGCAGGAATGAGCGTCATTTAACGCtgcccgttttttttttattttgttttattaaaaacctCATTCAAGCATGTACATTGTTAAATCAGCCTCCATAAGATCTgtaccttttttcttcttcttttccactTGGACCGGggttttctttccctcctcttcttcttcctcctctttcgcTTCCTCTTCATTTGGcttctcctcctcgctctcttcCTCACTTTCAGACGCCTCATCAATGCctataaaaatgagaaatatgagAAATTCATTCAGCCAACACTGAAATGCACTGAAATACATGTCTGCCGACACTGGTAGTTATGTCAGCacactgaaatacaaacactaGATTTTGGGCGCTTACATAAAACTCCCAGTTAAATTATTACCATCTCAGATTTAGTAATTAATAAATCAGTATTGGTCTGACCTTTAGGAAGGTCCTCTCCCTTGCTGGGTTTTACTCCCTTTTCTGGTTCTTCATCTGAACtgtttttagaaaacaaaaaggacatattagaaaaagaagaaacacgaccaaataaataaataactgtccATAAAGTGTGAGTCTTTGTGCGCAGCAATGCAATGGCTCTGACCTGCTTTCATCTGACATGTAGTCCACCTCTAGACCCTCGTAGTCGCCGTCATCACTGTCCTCCAGGGCCTCTTcactgctcttcttcttcttcttctttccctttcCTTTGCCCGTGTCTTTCTTCGCCTTTGTTttgctctctccatctgtccattGAAGAGAcggatgggaaaaaaaaaaaaaaaaaattgatttcacGATGCCTTTACAATTTCAGATCCCcatcctgtttctctctctctctccttaccGTCCCccatgctgctgtcactgtcatCGCTGCTCATCTCCAGGTCGTCTTCCAGGTCATGAATGCGCAGGTCGCCCCCTCGCCCAccccccttctttttcttcttccctgaCTTCTCTCCCtcgtcttcatcatcctcaccaCGCTCCTGCTCTCGGAAACGTCTCTGCAGCATGATGCTGAAGTGGTTTACCACCTTGTtcctcctggaaaaaaaaaagtgatttctaATATTACACGTCACTCGCACCAGTTGTTTAACTCCGTTACTTATTGCAAAACAACCATCCCTTCCCgtttctcctctctcacctgccccactcctcctcagcctcctcagcaGTAAGAGTTCGGTGCTTGGCCAGTGGGGTGAAGTTGTACCAGCCGTGGACGGGGAAAGCCTCGAACGCTCCATCAGGACACTGTGTAAAGATGTAGTAGGATGCATTTTCTGTAACGCCGCCCTTCTTCTGACCTTTGAACCTGAAACAAGGACAGACGGGTTCAAAAAGACGTACTGTACGTTGGTGAAAACGAGAGCGGATCAGTAAAGAAGCGTCTTTCTCCTCACCTTTTGCCGGCCTTGCCGTTGACCTTGAGGATCCAGGGCTGGTCCTCCACTTTGAACTCACGTGTCACGATGCCAAACTTCTTCCGCCGCGCTTCCTCGCGTTGTTTTTTGCCAAACTCACTGCCAGCCGCACCTTCCTGCGTCTCTTCCTCGCCGTATATCCGCCGAGCGCTCATGTCTCTTTCCATACGGGCCTGAGAAGGGAAAGGGagtgttacgagaatttttaaagaagaacccttgaataaggaggactggattcaaagtatcagttgagttaagttgaatttattattcttgcacaagaaggagaaaaggctccctgaggagctggTTCTTAGATCTCCCCACtcacaatttccttttttggttttccgcttAGTAATGAACATCGTGTTTCTTGTCCATAATGACACTTCCCTcgacctgtctctcttgtccttgaactattttttttaaattatctcttcctgccagcctcagtaaacacatgccagataAGGGGAGTggacgagacatgcaaaagacagaaaacacacacactctctatacgagttaaaacatctgcaccccagtatactcctaaattttaaaaacagggagagttgaaaaactgaaagacGGTTGCTGTGGCTGCCAATCTCTATTCCTCGGTCAGGCGAGCGCAGCTCAAACTATCCGCCGCGTGTCGACACACTGGCGTGAAGCGTACCTGCGTCCAGGTTGAACAGTTGACTCTGTCTCCTGCATTGAAAGCCATTATGTTGTACTTCTTGCTGGTGTTCCTGCgggaaacaaacatgaattaatCCTACCTGCTTATTACTGTTGAAGGTCACTGGAGTCGTTGCCAGATCATAACTAACTTACGGCAGATAAACAACTAGTAAGACTTGTAGTATAAACAACTCGATTTCTATTTGCAAAGGCACGGCAGATACTTCACTGGGGGCATTTGTCAGACCATGTTACTCACTTGGGGACCCGCACGGTGTATTCTGTGGctgaagagctgctgctccCCTGTGAGACAAACAGATCCAGAGGATTTCATTCAGCCGGCTTTGACTCaattaaataatgtaatgatTTATGAATAATGTAATTCTATCCCAATAAACCTGAATGATTTAGAATAAGAttgagaaataaatgattttctATACTTTTATCTAATGCTATTAACATTGCACTATTCCACACACTAGTGTCTCAAtaataaattcacatttaaaccACTTCTTGTGggtgttgtattttttttatatgaaatggGGAAGGGGGttatgcaggaatcctgaggtTAAATTGAGAAACCCTTTGGTTTCTTGGAGAAAACCCATACACAGAAGCagatttaaaattttattacaaatgtttCCACctaagaaaaaacagttttttatttatcaagtTCTACCTTAAACAAGAAACTAAGCTGCTTTTCACTCAGCTCACTCATTAACACTGTtcctgttattattatatatttcagactatgaaaaacaaattcaagATACATAACAAAATACTTTTTGATAAATGCCTTCCATGAAGTGGCTTTTAATCCTTcttaaacactttgttttcatcCGTGATGCCACTTGAAGGATGTGCAGCAGCAAACACGGCCTCTTCTGAACATGTTTTGTGAATTATAACTAGTTTCCAgcagtacacatacacacatgaacacatataAAAATGGGTTTAGAGTAGAGTGAAAACTTACCAGTGAAGTCATGGTTAATCGTCTGTCTGAGCAGCTGCTTCAGGCTGGTTGTGTACACTGTTCAAATAAATAAGGATTGCATTAATACTCAGGTTAAATGTGAATCAAAGCCCTGATGCTCACTGTGTGTTGATTTAGCTGAATGATCAGTGACATGTGATCTGTTAGATGTTAGCACCGGCCGCTAAAATAAACATCCTGTTAAAGCTGCTAACATCACGAGCATGCACCGGCTCCAAACTCACGTGGCGtgcgcgcgcgtgcgtgcgtgcgtgc contains the following coding sequences:
- the LOC109140979 gene encoding GDP-L-fucose synthase encodes the protein MSEIKVGPMRVLVTGGSGLVGKAIEHVVQQEGGKLDGEEWIFLSSKEADLVDIGQTRAVFEKYHPTHVIHLAAKVGGIYQHMKENLQFLRDNIKINDNVLDTAHKMGVTKVVSCLSSCIFPDKTSYPIDETMIHNGPPHDSNFGYSYAKRMIDVQNRAYFQQYGHRYTAVIPTNVFGPYDNFNIEKGHVLSALINKTYKAKNDGTPLNVCGSGAPRRQFIYSLDLGRLIIWVLRKYEETDPIILSVSEEDEVSIKEAVDMITKALDFKGEVHFDTSLSDGQMKKTASNAKLRHYLPDFTFTPLEEAIKMTCDWFVTNNDIARS
- the gtf2f1 gene encoding general transcription factor IIF subunit 1; the protein is MTSLGSSSSSATEYTVRVPKNTSKKYNIMAFNAGDRVNCSTWTQARMERDMSARRIYGEEETQEGAAGSEFGKKQREEARRKKFGIVTREFKVEDQPWILKVNGKAGKRFKGQKKGGVTENASYYIFTQCPDGAFEAFPVHGWYNFTPLAKHRTLTAEEAEEEWGRRNKVVNHFSIMLQRRFREQERGEDDEDEGEKSGKKKKKGGGRGGDLRIHDLEDDLEMSSDDSDSSMGDDGESKTKAKKDTGKGKGKKKKKKSSEEALEDSDDGDYEGLEVDYMSDESSSDEEPEKGVKPSKGEDLPKGIDEASESEEESEEEKPNEEEAKEEEEEEEGKKTPVQVEKKKKKDSSGESDSSDDSDIEGETASALFMKKRTPPKRAGGRGSAGSSRTGSRPGTPSIDSASTSSTLRAAASKLEQGKRQTQGPATDSPAAKRLKMEPSSQSPAPSGKSTPQPPSGKSTPSSSDVQLTEEAVRRYLIRKPMTTKDLLKKFQTKRTGLSSEQTVNVLAQILKRLNPERKNVNDKMHFYLTE